The genomic interval CCGAGTTTGATCGGAGTGACATTGACCGCGTGCACGGCGACCGAAACGGCTTCCACCAACGCTGCGTGCTCAAACGCCAACGTGTCTGGAATCCGATAGACAATTCGGCGTGGCACGCTGATGCGTTCGGCAAACGCACCGTGGCGTCGGTACTCGCCACACGAAACGCCCAGGACCATCCGATTGTCACAGAGGTTTCCGTTTCCTTCGCGGCAAAAGTCGCAGCGACCACAGGAAACCATCGAGTCAAAGGTGACACGATCACCGGGTTGCAGATCGGTCACGTTGTCGCCGGTGGAAACGACCACTCCCGCGGCTTCGTGCCCCATCACCAATGGCGGGATTCGACGTCCGGTACTGCCGTCATAGCCGTGAATGTCACTGCCACAAATCCCACACGCTTGGACTTGAACCAAGACGTCGTCCGCGCCGACTTCCGGCTCCGCGACATCGGTGACTTCCATGGTCTTGTATTCAGTCAGCAACAGGGCCTTCATTGCAAATCTCTTGTGGGGGGCTATCGATTGAGGGACGTAAATCGGCTAAACAGAATCAGAATCGTATTCGCCAGGATCTGAAAGTGTAACACCGGTGGTTTGATTTTGGATGACGAAGAAACTTTGACAGCGTATCACGAGGCGGGACACGCCGTGATCGGCTACGCGCTGGGGGCAACGATCGAGTCGATTCAATTGGGCGGCGAGGCCGATGAGTGGCTGCCCGAGCGATTCGGCGACTGTCGCATCAATTGGGGCCGCGTCGATGCGTCGAGTGATTGGCAACGCCAACGCGAGATCCTGACGATTCTGGCCGGCCCGGCAGCGGAGATGCTCTACTGTGGGGAGAACTTGCACCCCGCCGCCTTTGCTCCCTGGCAACACGACTGGCAACTGGCTTGGCAAATCAGCAAATCCCTGGTCCGCGACCCGATCGGCCGAACCCACGCCCTAGAATCGTGTGTGCTGTGGCTCCACAATCGCCTGGGGACTCAGCCCTGCTGGGCAGCGGTCGCCGCTGTCGCGGATGAATTGTTGGCCCACGAGTATCTCGACCAAGAGCAATTGGCCGACACCCTTAGTTTCTGGATCTGAGTGTTGAAAACTGCGGAAAAGCCTGGTCGACCAACGCTCTCGTTGCGAAAAAAGCTCGCTTTCACCTGCGGCGTCACCTTGGCGTTCTTTTGCATTCTTGAGATAGGCTTGGCAGCAATCGGGTTTCGTGAGCCGGCTACGGTACGCGATCCCCTGGTCGGTTTCTCCGGTCACGTCCCCCTGATGATCCCATCGCAAGACGACCAGGGGCGTCCCGTCATGCGAACGGCACCGGGCAAGCTGACTTGGTTCAACGACCAGCATTTTTTTCTCCCTAAACCACCCGACGTCAAACGCGTGGTCTGCCTCGGAGGCTCAACAACGTACGGCCGTCCCTTTGATGACCACATCTCATTTTCCAACTGGCTGCGGCAGTTGCTGCCGGTGACCGATTCGGATCATCGCTGGGAAGTCATCAATGCGGGCGGCATCAGCTACGCAAGCTATCGCGTGGCTGCGGTGATGGAAGAACTGGCCGAGTATCAACCCGATCTCTACATCGTCTACACCGGACAAAATGAGTTTCTGGAGCAACGCACCTATGCGGGATTGATGAATGCCTCGCAATGGTCTCGCGACAGCCGAGCGTGGATTCAATCGACCCGAACGTGGGGATTGGCGTCCAGCATTGCGAGAGCTTTTCACGACGAGAGTTCCCAGCATGATGCAAGTGGCGACGCGAGCGAAGAATTGCCCGCGGAGGTCGACGAAAGACTCAATCACACCATCGGCCCGCAAGACTATGAGCGTGACGATGCTTGGCACGACAAGGTTTGCCAAGACTACCAGTGGAATCTGCAACGCATGATCGAAATCGCCCGCGCCGCCGACGTGCCGATCGTTTTCGTCATGCCGACGTCCAATGAACTGGACTGTTCGCCCTTCAAGAGCGAGCCGAGCAACGACTTGTCGTCCGGTTTGCAAGTCCAACTCAAGGAAGCTGTTGCGCTCAGTCAGCAATCAGTCGATGCCCGGCAATGGCAGGAAGCATTGGATTCATCACGTCTGGCATTGGAACTGGACGACCGAAATCCCGATGCGTGCTTTCTGGCCGGAATTGCCCTGCATCATTTGGGGCGTCAAGACGAGGCGCTTGCTTCGTTGACCGCCGCAGTGGACAACGACATCTGCCCCCTTCGTGCAACGTCACGACTGCGCGGCATTCTCCGCGAGGTCACACAGCGATACCAAGTTCCCCTGGTAGACTTTGAACGACGGCTTCGACAGACCAGCCAGGACCAATGGGGGCACCCTTGCTTGGGCAGCCGATACTTCTTGGATCATGTTCATCCTGATCCGGCGACCCATCGACGACTTGCAGGATGGATTCTGGAGAGCCTCATTGAAAACTCTTTGGTTCGAGGTGAGTTACCGTCGCAGGAGGACATCGATTCGATCGATGAGCGGATTCAAGCGGAGATCGATACCACCGCCAGGGCCGTTTCGTATCGAAATCTGGCCAAGGTCTTGCATTGGTCGGGAAAATTCCGAGAAGCGTTGCCACGGGCCAGAGATGCCGTTGCCGACATGCCGGATGATTTGGAGAGCCGATACATCGCGGCAAACTGTCTGCAAGAGCTTGGGCAATGGGATGAAGCGGTCCAGGAGTACGACGCACTGTTCGCCCGTGGTGACTTCGATCGAGCCGTCTTGCCGTTCGGAGAGTTGCTCTACCAACGTGGCGAAATGGTGGCAGCCAAAGCTTATGTGATGCAGGCAAGCGTGGTGACTCAAGGCGTGACGCGCGCGCGGGCGTTTTTCTTCCTGGGCAGAATCCATCAGAATCTGGGCGAGAACGAATTTGCGATCGAATCACTCCGCAAATCGGATGAACTGTATCCCAACCATTTGCCGACGCTGCTTGCACTGGCCGGCGTGTTGATGGATTCGAGCCAGTTCAAAGATGCGCTGGCTGTCGTCTCAACTGCCGCTGAGCAGAACCCCGATAGCTTTGAAGCTCATTGGATGCAGGGCCGAATCCACATCGCCCTGGGAGAGACGTCCAAGGCTGCCGCAGCGCTGCGGATCGCCGATCAAATTCGACCGGGCGATCCTGAAATCCAGCAAACGCTGGAGCTGTTGAACTAGAACCGCTGAGTCAACTGATCGTCGGCCAGCAGCGACAGAAGATCATCGTCGTCGTCTTCAGTGGACTGTTCCAAGGCAGCCAACGTCACTCCTGCCGTGGCACGATTTGCCGGACCGTCGACACTGACCAGGGGACTGGTGCGACTGAGGTCCGCAAACACTCCGTCGACTTCAGCGGTCTCCGATTCAACGGGATTGGATGTTGTTACCAGTTCACCGGCCAACAGTGCCTGCTTTCGCTGCTCACGCAAGTAGTTGATCACTTGCAACGCATCGAGAGCCGACGTGCGGTTGTCTCCGTTGACGTCGGTGTACATCACAGCGATCGGTGCACTTTCGCCTTCGAACGATGGTGCTGCCAACTGATTGACCACCGTCAACGCGTCCAACGGAGTCACGTTGCCGTCACCGTTGACGTCTGGTGGCAAAGCTCGGTTGGTGAGCGGTGCGGTGCTGGGGACCAATCGAATGTTGATCAAGTCGTA from Stieleria varia carries:
- a CDS encoding cell division protein FtsH, producing the protein MDDEETLTAYHEAGHAVIGYALGATIESIQLGGEADEWLPERFGDCRINWGRVDASSDWQRQREILTILAGPAAEMLYCGENLHPAAFAPWQHDWQLAWQISKSLVRDPIGRTHALESCVLWLHNRLGTQPCWAAVAAVADELLAHEYLDQEQLADTLSFWI
- a CDS encoding tetratricopeptide repeat protein, translating into MKTAEKPGRPTLSLRKKLAFTCGVTLAFFCILEIGLAAIGFREPATVRDPLVGFSGHVPLMIPSQDDQGRPVMRTAPGKLTWFNDQHFFLPKPPDVKRVVCLGGSTTYGRPFDDHISFSNWLRQLLPVTDSDHRWEVINAGGISYASYRVAAVMEELAEYQPDLYIVYTGQNEFLEQRTYAGLMNASQWSRDSRAWIQSTRTWGLASSIARAFHDESSQHDASGDASEELPAEVDERLNHTIGPQDYERDDAWHDKVCQDYQWNLQRMIEIARAADVPIVFVMPTSNELDCSPFKSEPSNDLSSGLQVQLKEAVALSQQSVDARQWQEALDSSRLALELDDRNPDACFLAGIALHHLGRQDEALASLTAAVDNDICPLRATSRLRGILREVTQRYQVPLVDFERRLRQTSQDQWGHPCLGSRYFLDHVHPDPATHRRLAGWILESLIENSLVRGELPSQEDIDSIDERIQAEIDTTARAVSYRNLAKVLHWSGKFREALPRARDAVADMPDDLESRYIAANCLQELGQWDEAVQEYDALFARGDFDRAVLPFGELLYQRGEMVAAKAYVMQASVVTQGVTRARAFFFLGRIHQNLGENEFAIESLRKSDELYPNHLPTLLALAGVLMDSSQFKDALAVVSTAAEQNPDSFEAHWMQGRIHIALGETSKAAAALRIADQIRPGDPEIQQTLELLN